A window of Chitinophagales bacterium contains these coding sequences:
- a CDS encoding restriction endonuclease has translation MRQEPPDFLDISPTEFELTVLEFLKDLGSRLENFQITHNSIETSHDGNYQIDIKATFEALGIKMAIIVECKKHNSPIKREVVQILKDKLQTLGAQKGILFSTAKFQSGCIEYAEKHGLALVRLIDGKFTYEVKSMDKENIWYPPDLPKYVGEYIYNITDTGYTTYNLSPGYTDGLLEYLQK, from the coding sequence ATGAGACAAGAGCCACCCGATTTTTTAGATATTTCTCCGACAGAATTTGAACTTACCGTTTTAGAGTTTTTAAAGGATCTGGGATCAAGGTTAGAAAATTTTCAAATTACGCATAACTCAATCGAGACTTCACATGACGGAAACTATCAGATTGACATTAAGGCGACCTTTGAGGCATTGGGTATTAAAATGGCAATTATCGTAGAATGCAAGAAACATAATTCACCTATAAAGAGAGAAGTTGTTCAAATTCTTAAAGACAAATTGCAAACTCTCGGAGCACAAAAGGGAATATTATTTTCCACAGCGAAATTTCAATCCGGTTGTATTGAATATGCAGAAAAGCATGGTTTAGCACTCGTGCGTTTAATCGATGGCAAATTCACTTATGAGGTAAAGTCGATGGATAAAGAAAATATTTGGTATCCACCAGATTTGCCAAAGTACGTCGGAGAATATATCTATAACATAACTGACACAGGTTATACAACATATAACCTTTCACCCGGATACACCGATGGACTGTTGGAATACCTACAAAAGTGA